gggcttacaatctaaggtccctaactcacattcatacatactagggtcaatttagacaggatccaattaacctaccagcatgtctttggagtggcaccccagtcttagtccatagggttcaatattgagttggtccaccctttgcagctataacagcttcaactcttctgagaaggctgtccacaaggtttaggagtgtgtctatgggaatgtttgcccattcttccagaagcacatttgtgaggtcagacactgatgttggacgagaagtcctggctcacagtctccgctggaattttttggaattggctgctcttgtAAGGAACCATTCCTGGTACTCCACTGTGACAAGGTGGTCCTACAGCCTCAGCTGTCCCTTTTTACCTAAGATGGATTCTTTTTCCATCTTTATTTCTGTCCAAAGCATCTGAAGCCAGAGGACAAGGctattcacatcatggatgtggtTCATGCGATAAGGTGTTACCTGAAATCTACTTCTGCAATTTGTCAGTGTAGTTCCCTCTTTTGGGCTTCCTGAAGGCCCAAGGAAGGGAAATCTACCACTTCTATGGATTTGTCAGCTTATTTCTTAATCTTATGGAATGTGAGGAAATGTTCCCCTTTTGTTTCATTTCCGGTGACAGCTCATTCTACCAGAAGTGTTTGTGCCCCCTGGGCTTTGGCAGCTCAAGTTTGGAAAGCTGCTACCTGGTCTCTGGTTCATACTTTTACAAAGTTTTACCAAAAGGATGTTAGAGCCACTGAGGACTCTTCCTTTGGTCAGCGTGTTTTGTAGGCTGCTGCGTGAGGTTCCATCCTGTTCTGGTTTAGTCATTTAGGCCCGTTGGCTTGTTGCCCTGCTTTCATACGCcagtgctttgggacatccctatcgCAATGACCTGTGTCCTGGGGTGTACGACAGAGAATAttggatttttggtttacctgtaaaaatccttttcttaaagtacatcacagaacacagagaTCCCACCCCTCTGCCTTTGTGGTTTATGGATGGCTACAAAAACTGAAGCCTTGTCTAATGGGGAGGTGATTTCTGGTCTTTTTGTTTTCCAATCAATCTGAAGGTGGCAGCCTAAACCTATCGTAATGGGTATGTAGATACCCTGTGTCTTATGTTGTActacaaaaaaaggattttacaggtaaaccaaaaatcccaTTATTGtcttaagttttttttctttaaatctagATTCTTTTCTATGTGCTAGAGCTGGTCTTTTCAATTGCAGTTATCCAGTGTAGCCGTCCTCAGCCACGATGGATTGCATGGATAGTCTGGAAGTGGCCTTTAAGCACTGAGGTTTCTTGTATGTCGTTTTACAGACTTCGTTCTGCTAGCAAGTTAGCTGTTGAGTGCTTTCCTGGTGCAGTGCCACCAGCATTACCTTagcacatgggtgctcaacctgtggccctccagctgttgcggaactgcaagtcccatgaagcactgcaaggctgacagttaaagcatgactcccaaaggcagaggcatgatcagACTTGTagtccaacagctggagggcaaggttgagcacccatgccttatCGCTTGTCCTGCCTTTGAAGACTCATTCTGTGAGCAGATCAGAACTACCTAAATTACATTAATTGCTGGGTGCCTATACATCCTTTGCTTTCCACCAGGAAAGTGGTCAATGCTGTAGGACGTCTTCCTACTACTAATATAGCTATGTGTGGACTGCGGAATCCAGGTTTAAAAACCATTAGCTTCACAAAGCCTAGGAGGGACAATGTCTTTTCAGATCTTCTGTTGATTTCTCAGCAGATGAAGCCTAAGAACAGACCGTCTCTCTGGCTCTCTCTCCATGTCTGTGAATAAACATCACTATtgtttctgcactcctgtgccttccATATCGGGACCTTTATAAGCTTCACTCCAAGCATTCTATAggttcattacacacagagtgatatatttccagCATTTATTTCTTTTGATTTTGATCAgtatggcttatagctagtgaaaactcaaaattcagtatctcagaaaatcagaATATTGTGAAAGTtcaatcagctaattaactcaaaacacctgtgaaggtttcctgagcctttaaatggtctctcagtctggttcagtaggttacacaatcatggggaagacagctgacttgacagttgtccagaagatagTCATTGACACCTTCCACAAAGAtggtaagtcacaaaaggttattgctaaaaaagctggttgttcacagagtgctgtatccaagtatAATAATGTGAAGTTAtttggaaggaaaaagtgtggtagaaaaaggtgcacaagcaacaggaataaccgcagccttgagaggattgtgaagcaaaggccattcaagaatttgggggagattcacaaggagtggactacggctggtgtcagtgcttcaagggccaccacacacagacatatccaggaTATGAGCTACAACTGtagcattccttgtgtcaagccattaCTGAACCATAGACAAcatcagaagtgtcttacctggagaaggagaaaaaggactggactgatgctcagtggtccaaagtccgatgaaagtaaattttgcattccaTTTGGAAAtcaggtcccagagtctggaggaagagtggagcggcacaaaatccaagttgcatgaggtccagtgtgaaattttcacagtctgtgatgatttggggagccatgtcatctgctggtgttggtcctctgtgtctTATAAAGtctaaagtcagtgcagccctctaccaggaaattctagagcacttcatgcttccctctgccgATTGGCTTTATGGAGAAGCAGATTTCATTTTACAGCagcacttggcacctgcccacactgccaaaagtaccaatacctggtttaatggtATCATGGATCATGGTATCGCTGTGCTTGATTagtcagcaaactcgcctgacctaaaccccatagagaatctgtggggtattgtcaagaggaagatgacagacaccagacccaacaatgcagatgagctgaaggtcgctatcaaagcaacctgggcttccataacacctcagcagtgccccagccccaaccaagtattgagtgcatactatactgtacatagacatacttttcagtaagccaacatttctgtattaaaaatcctttttttttattttattggtcttatgtaatattcaaatttcctgagatactgaattttgagttttcactagctgtaagccacaatcatcaaaattaaaagaaagaaatgcttgaaatatatcactgtgtgtgtaagaatctatataatatataggagtttcactttatgaattgaattactgaaataaatttactttttgatgacattctaattttttgagaagcacctgtatatacatacatatacacactttttttctaCTTGGTATAGAAAATAAGAAAACTAAACTTAAAGAATTGATTAGTTCATAAAAAGAAACACAGATTTCTGAATATCCAATTGAAGTAGGTGATGTAACATTTAATCAAAGGAGAAAACAAATACCTCTGATCCTGCGGCATCCTGATCTGCATCATCCTGTGTGTGAAACAGAATAACTTACAATGATTAATGGGTACACATCAACCCTATCTAGAGAGATTCTATAAAAAGACCCCGTTAGGTTACAAAAACAGTCATTGCAAGAAACAAGGTAATGTAATCACCACATTAGCCTGTGTCCTTTATTTCCCCTTCATTCCAGCCCTGGAGTCTCTATCAGTGTCTTGGACACTTAACACTTCTGAGATGTCTGATGCCAGCGTTCCGCCACATGTTTGGCTCCATTCTCTAAACACAATGTAACTGCTGTAGTGATGTTGGGGTTGAAGGAAGGAGCCATGGTATAAGGCGGGTCGGGACACAGGCTTTCAACACTCTATAAGTGTTGAATGCTGTGGAGGCCTCAGAGCTAGATCAGCAGGAAAGAGACACGGTCTGCCAGAGATGTTAGAATAAAACCTCTTttattaagcacttgccgaccagccgccgcagttttactgcggcagaaagCCACGGCCGGGTGAAATGacgttatgttacgttgcttcgccctgtggccactagctgCTCGCCCCcctcgatgcgagtgcccggcaggcgcgatgaccgccgggctcctgcgatcgctcgtgacacagcgagaaccgggatctctgtatgtaaacacacaaatcccggttctctgaggggagaagagactgatcgtgtgtaggaacaccgatctctctcttcccctagcaagtcccatcccccctacagttagaacacagagagggaacaaccccttccctgccagtgacatttttccattaatcagtgcatttttaatagcaacgatcgctgtataattgtcaatggtcacaaaaatgtgtcaaaagtgtccaatttctctgccgcaatatcgcagtcccgataaaaaaaaaaaaaaattgcagattgctgccattactagtagaaaaataaataaaaagatgccataaatctatcccctattttgtagacgctataacttttgcgcaaaccaatcaatatacgcttattgcgaattcttttactaaaaatatgtagaagaatacatatcggcctaaactgaggaaaaacatttttttttttttttttaaatgtgggatatttattatatcaaaaagtaaaagatagtgtttttttccaaaattgtcgctgtttttttgtttatagcgcaaaaaataaaaaccgcagatgtgatcaaataccatcaagagaaagctctatttgtggggaaaaaaaaggacgcaaattttgtttgggtacagcatcgcacaaccgcgcaattgtcagttaaagcgacgcagtgccaaattgtaaaaagtgctctggtcaggaagggggtgaaattttccggggctgaaggggttaaaaagcATTCTGTGCTCTAACTGCTCCGACATAGTAGCTCCCCATAGACTTGTGGCTGGAACCCAGAGGCAGGGATGCTCAGCAGAGCAGACATTCTCCTAGAAGTCTATTGGGTTGCTAGTATTTTGACTGTAGAACTTCAGAAAACAGATGTAAACAGTAGAGCCGTGACCACTGCATTAGGGCTAGCATGCATTTGGGGAGAGTGGGGTAGTTTAGATCAGAGAAGAGAGGCAAAAAGCATAAGTGTAATTCTTTTTTAGGAATACATAGAGGTTTTGTAGATAATGTTTTGTCATTGTCAGTATTCAGAACAAGTAGGCAGATCTGGAGTTTTAAGACTTTACATTGACAAGCCTAATCTGCATGCTCATTCCAGGTCAGTAATTCAAAAAACAGAAGTCAGAGGCAGCCAGCATTTTAAGATGGAGATCAGTAGTAGCAACCCTCCCTATAAAGGGCTCCTGTCATTCACATCAGATGCGCTCACCTTCTCATCCTGCTGCTCCTCTAAGGTCATTTCttctaaattctgtgttacaaagACCTCAGTGGACCCTCCAGATGCTTTCTTTGCAGGCTTGTTGCCCCCTTTACCCTTCTGTGGCTGCTTCTTTGCGGTTtcctccttttctttccctttctttcccttcttccCCTTGTCCTCCTTGTTGGTCCCTGCAGACTACAAAGTAGCAGGATTACCCTCTGCAGAAGGGAACGCAAtgaatctgctttaaaaaaatgcccaGCGTACATCCTTACCCCCAACAACTGCATGATAAGCTCTCGGTCTTCATCGTCTTGGTCTTTATACTTCTCTTTCATCTTCTTCATTTTGCTCTGAAAGCGTCAGAAACAAAGAGGAACTTGTCAGAGAAAGGAAGACACCAATACCACCACAGGAAGCAAGATAAATCATAATGGCGTTGCTCTGCTAAGTGAGAAATTGACAGTGCACCTGTCATAGTGCAGAAGGATACAAGCTGTAAAGACAGAAAGCAAGGAAGGGAAGCACTACCTTTTTTTTATTGAGTAATGCAAACAAGTACTCTATGTGActccccttggggcactattcctccaaaatGACTCCAAcagtggggtacaattcctcccagtgactccaacaatggggcccaatgacaccaatgatggagtataattcctcccaatgacaccaacaacggggcacaattcctcccactgacgcccaaCAGTCACAGTCCAGTCCCtttaaattctgaaggacagtaaactgagcctttgtttagaaagtttggagacccctgtgctggACGGATGGGAAacagatccccatccgtctgtttctAGCGGTACAGATGGGattggatgcaggcgggtgtaaatggacacgtcAGTGTACATCCGCCTCCCCATGGAGAACAATGGGGAGTCCAATCAGGTACgccctgaaaaatggacaggcggacccgaCTGTTCCAATGGTGTGAAAGGACAAACTTTCAGGAGATCGAACTCATTCTTTAGGTAGGGAAGGCATTCTGTGAAGCGCTGGATTCCTTTAGGTGGGTTGAATATCCCCAGTGAATTGGCATGGGAAGGTAATCAGCTGGCTGCTCTCACATGTACACAGGCCACAGCTCAGCTTTTGTGGGAAACATGTCCAAGGGTTTTAATAATGAATATTTTGTTTATAAGATTCATTAAAGCCAACGTGTTTCAAGggggtcccttcatcagggcttgaaatGAGCTGAAAATAGGAAGATCTGGATGAGTAGACGTCAGTTGTGAGCGATTTTTACCCCTGCTTTAGTACAAGCAGTACTGAGACACAGAGAGTCAGGAAAATGCTAAGACAAAATATGTAATAGAGGTGTCTTTACCTCCTCTGCTTCCATAGCTCACCTTACCTGGCTCACTTTTATTACCCTGTTTTGCATATCCTAATTATAGATTTTGTCTCGTGAAATGTACTAATCTCTGTACTGTGAACACTAAACTCCCAGGTAATGTCAGCCAGGAGATTACAGTTGGCAACCAAATAGTTCAGATAATTCATACCTTTTGCCCTCTCTTTACTGATGGCTGAACTGCGCCCTCTTGTGGAAGAGACTTGGCAGTAGTCTTATTCATCTTGTCTGCAACTTCCAATGGTTGAGATATTTCTGAATCAttgggtttctttttctttttcagttcactgatttaaaaaaaaaaaaaaaaaaaaaaagaagaagaaaaaaagagaataaatcCTTACTCAGATGATCCACATATGACCACAACACAGATGTAAATGTTTTAGATGTATAATATACTGAGTCTTATCATCAATGCGTTCTAACaatactataaacaaaaataccaAATGCCAATTTCCAGTGCATATTTGAATTTGGTTGGCTGGAAAGTAAATTCAGATATTTTGAAGAATTAAACTACATTTATGTGCCATTTTCACATCTCTAAGTAGAACTAATCACTAGTTAGATGAGGTTTTTCTTACCGTCTTTAGCTGATaaatgtttgcaaccaactgactTGTCATtctaatggaaataaaaaaaatagaataaaaaaaaaaaaaaaaaaaaaaaaaaaatggaggatagaaataataaaaataattattttatggaAGGAAGAAAATACTGAACATATTCTTACCGCTGCTGGAGGTTGTGCAAGCTCTGCAGCTGCTGTCTTGACCATGGTCCTACGGAGACAGAATCAGTTATGTTGGGTCTTGTAGTAAATAAGTTCCTTTGAGCAACAAATGCAAACTGTCCATATAGTGCAATGCAGCAAGTTTTGGACAGAATGAGATTTGCTTGTactttctgttttggtgacaatatTGTCATCATAATAGATAGAAGTGAAAGAAAATGGGgacacatacagaaataaaaggctaaagggggtggggggagtttaaagggtaagttcacctttacagat
This Aquarana catesbeiana isolate 2022-GZ linkage group LG13, ASM4218655v1, whole genome shotgun sequence DNA region includes the following protein-coding sequences:
- the LOC141116843 gene encoding ribosome quality control complex subunit NEMF-like gives rise to the protein MNKTTAKSLPQEGAVQPSVKRGQKSKMKKMKEKYKDQDDEDRELIMQLLGSAGTNKEDKGKKGKKGKEKEETAKKQPQKGKGGNKPAKKASGGSTEVFVTQNLEEMTLEEQQDEKDDADQDAAGSEEAENLLDSLTGQPDAEDILLFSVPVCAPYTALINYKYKVKLTPGTQKKGKAAKTALNSFMHYKECSAREKDLLRSVKDTDLSRNMPGKVKVSAPNLLNVKKK